The Syntrophorhabdaceae bacterium genome includes a region encoding these proteins:
- a CDS encoding 4-oxalocrotonate tautomerase family protein, with the protein MEEWDVFPCCRRIVEGNTRCPLPDLEEVMVAAPCNTFSKEEKMPYVNIKVTNEGVTAEQKVKLIKGVTQLLQDVLNKPPHTVFVVIDEVETDNWGVAGETITSLRQKQK; encoded by the coding sequence ATGGAGGAATGGGACGTCTTCCCGTGCTGTCGACGGATTGTCGAAGGGAACACCCGCTGTCCGCTTCCTGACCTGGAAGAGGTAATGGTCGCCGCGCCCTGCAATACATTCTCAAAGGAGGAGAAGATGCCTTACGTAAACATCAAAGTCACCAACGAAGGGGTCACCGCCGAACAGAAGGTAAAACTCATTAAGGGGGTAACGCAGCTCCTGCAGGATGTCTTGAATAAGCCGCCCCACACGGTCTTTGTGGTAATCGACGAGGTGGAGACGGACAACTGGGGCGTGGCAGGCGAGACTATTACCTCTCTCCGGCAAAAACAAAAATGA
- a CDS encoding NADH-quinone oxidoreductase subunit B family protein yields MGIEDSSLVKPVDYIINWARKNSLFPVTFGLACCALEMMVASSAEYDIARFGAEVFRPSPRQSDLMIVAGTLTKKMAPMVKRIYEQMPNPKWVIAFGACASSGGIFRSYAVVQGVDQIIPVDVFIPGCPPRPEALLKGLMELQKKIQKETLKDRPLITLPGKRA; encoded by the coding sequence ATGGGAATAGAAGATTCTTCATTAGTTAAACCCGTTGATTACATCATAAACTGGGCGCGAAAGAATTCACTCTTTCCGGTGACCTTCGGCCTTGCGTGCTGTGCCCTTGAAATGATGGTCGCAAGCTCCGCGGAATACGATATTGCGCGATTCGGGGCGGAAGTGTTCAGGCCGTCGCCGAGGCAGTCGGACCTTATGATCGTGGCGGGCACCCTTACGAAAAAAATGGCGCCTATGGTCAAGAGAATTTATGAGCAGATGCCGAATCCGAAATGGGTCATCGCCTTCGGGGCATGTGCTTCATCGGGCGGTATCTTCAGATCTTACGCAGTGGTACAGGGGGTAGACCAGATTATCCCCGTCGATGTATTTATTCCCGGTTGTCCGCCGAGACCCGAGGCCCTTCTCAAAGGCCTTATGGAACTTCAGAAGAAGATACAGAAGGAGACGTTAAAAGACAGGCCGTTAATAACTTTACCTGGGAAGAGGGCATGA
- a CDS encoding NADH-quinone oxidoreductase subunit A has translation MFEYVAIFVMFCLAGIIATVIIGASHLLGQRTQNRIKLAPYECGTTTIGPTRRIMTIRYYIVAMLFLVFDIEVIFLYPWAVVTKKLGLFGFVEMMVFVLILFIGYIYIWKKGALEWE, from the coding sequence ATGTTTGAGTATGTAGCAATTTTCGTGATGTTCTGCCTTGCCGGTATCATCGCCACCGTCATCATAGGGGCTTCCCATCTCCTCGGTCAACGAACCCAAAACAGGATCAAATTAGCACCCTATGAGTGTGGTACCACGACGATCGGCCCTACCCGCAGAATCATGACCATTCGGTACTATATCGTGGCAATGCTCTTTCTGGTATTTGACATAGAAGTAATATTTCTCTACCCCTGGGCTGTGGTGACCAAGAAGCTCGGCCTCTTCGGTTTTGTGGAGATGATGGTATTTGTACTCATCCTCTTTATCGGGTACATCTACATTTGGAAAAAAGGTGCGTTAGAATGGGAATAG